In a single window of the Bacteroidota bacterium genome:
- a CDS encoding nitronate monooxygenase translates to MKRSFTEMAGITHPLIMAPMFLVTNAAMLEAGMKAGVLAAFPTLNYRNEGELEAVLQRLNAFKAAHAGGSYAVNLITQQSNPLYKKHLAICAAAKVPVYITSLGSPKEVIETANSYGALVLCDVTNLTHARKAAALGCHGFIAVGQGAGGHAGPHPLQILVPALKKEFPDKLVIAAGGIADGRGMLSVEVLGADAVSVGTRFIASTEAGVNDAYKQAVVNAGMDDIVMTTKLSGTPCTIIDTPEAKRMGYEQNWFERFMSNNPRTKKWFKTIVHVRGMKRLEQSVLPNNYKRLWCAGKSAELIGEIIPCEEIVERMMREYAEARKALCGGN, encoded by the coding sequence ATGAAGCGCAGTTTTACTGAAATGGCGGGCATTACGCATCCGCTTATTATGGCTCCGATGTTTTTGGTGACCAATGCCGCCATGCTGGAAGCCGGAATGAAGGCCGGTGTGCTGGCGGCCTTTCCCACGCTCAATTACCGGAACGAGGGCGAGCTGGAAGCCGTGTTGCAGCGGCTGAATGCATTTAAGGCAGCCCACGCGGGCGGAAGCTATGCGGTGAATCTGATTACGCAGCAATCCAATCCGTTATATAAAAAGCACCTGGCCATTTGCGCAGCGGCTAAAGTGCCGGTATATATTACGTCGCTGGGCAGCCCGAAGGAAGTGATTGAAACGGCAAACAGCTACGGCGCTCTGGTGCTTTGTGATGTAACCAACCTGACGCATGCGCGAAAAGCTGCTGCACTGGGCTGCCACGGGTTTATTGCCGTGGGACAGGGCGCGGGCGGACATGCCGGGCCGCATCCGCTGCAAATACTTGTGCCGGCGCTGAAGAAAGAATTTCCGGACAAGCTGGTAATAGCAGCCGGCGGCATAGCCGACGGGCGCGGCATGCTTTCGGTGGAAGTGCTTGGGGCCGATGCTGTTTCGGTAGGCACACGTTTTATTGCCAGCACCGAAGCAGGCGTAAATGATGCGTACAAACAGGCTGTGGTGAATGCCGGCATGGATGATATTGTAATGACCACCAAACTCTCGGGCACACCCTGCACCATTATTGATACGCCCGAGGCCAAACGCATGGGCTACGAGCAAAACTGGTTTGAGCGTTTTATGAGCAACAACCCGCGCACAAAAAAATGGTTTAAAACAATTGTACACGTGCGCGGCATGAAACGCCTCGAACAATCGGTGCTGCCTAATAACTATAAGCGTTTGTGGTGTGCAGGTAAATCGGCTGAACTTATTGGTGAAATAATTCCCTGCGAAGAAATTGTGGAGCGGATGATGCGTGAGTATGCCGAGGCGCGCAAGGCGCTGTGCGGGGGGAACTGA
- a CDS encoding EamA family transporter encodes MQQRSVLHWVIFIALALTWGSSFILMKRGLDVYSPDQVAALRIGIAFLFLLPLAYRYFRSINPKPWAGLIGMGVTGNLIPAFLFTKAETMISSSLTGMLNSLTPLFTLLVGLSMFKRKTNAWQVAGTFIGLAGALTLIATGKQDEHPGNVWLGSVLVIIATFFYGVSVNIIKAKLDGVNAVGATVLAMCIIGPVALGYLFTTDFIHRLTTHPQAINSLLFVCILAVFGTALSVIVYNMLIRDAGPLFAASVAYLIPAVAIAWGMTDGEAFGLLPLLCIGVILTGVWMVNRK; translated from the coding sequence ATGCAGCAGCGCAGCGTTTTACACTGGGTCATTTTTATTGCACTTGCCTTAACCTGGGGCAGTTCGTTCATCCTCATGAAACGCGGGCTCGATGTGTATTCGCCCGATCAGGTGGCGGCGCTGCGTATCGGTATTGCATTTTTGTTTCTGCTGCCGCTGGCTTACCGTTATTTCCGCAGCATTAATCCGAAGCCGTGGGCGGGTCTCATCGGCATGGGGGTTACCGGCAATCTCATTCCGGCTTTCCTGTTTACCAAGGCCGAAACCATGATAAGCAGTTCGCTCACCGGCATGCTCAATTCGCTTACGCCGCTGTTTACGCTGCTGGTGGGGTTGAGTATGTTTAAGCGTAAAACCAATGCGTGGCAGGTAGCCGGTACGTTTATTGGTTTGGCCGGTGCGCTTACATTAATTGCTACAGGTAAACAGGACGAGCATCCGGGCAATGTATGGCTGGGCAGTGTGCTGGTAATTATTGCCACGTTTTTCTATGGTGTAAGCGTAAACATAATCAAGGCAAAGCTCGACGGGGTGAATGCCGTGGGCGCAACCGTGCTGGCTATGTGCATCATCGGGCCGGTGGCACTCGGCTATTTGTTTACTACCGATTTTATTCACCGCCTCACCACACATCCGCAGGCAATTAATTCGCTGCTGTTTGTGTGCATACTTGCCGTGTTTGGCACCGCGCTCAGCGTTATTGTGTATAACATGCTCATACGCGATGCAGGGCCGCTGTTTGCCGCTTCGGTGGCTTACCTCATTCCGGCTGTGGCCATAGCGTGGGGCATGACAGACGGCGAGGCGTTTGGTTTGCTTCCGCTCCTGTGCATCGGCGTAATTCTCACCGGGGTGTGGATGGTGAACCGGAAGTAA
- a CDS encoding heavy-metal-associated domain-containing protein, protein MKHLTLHITGMTCGHCENFVKGIIAEMPGTANVAVDHKSGLAELDIDETVLQADTVKAAINETQVYQAN, encoded by the coding sequence ATGAAACATCTCACACTCCATATCACCGGCATGACCTGCGGACACTGCGAAAATTTTGTAAAAGGAATTATTGCCGAAATGCCCGGCACGGCAAACGTGGCAGTTGACCATAAATCTGGCCTTGCCGAACTGGATATTGACGAAACCGTGCTGCAGGCCGACACGGTGAAAGCCGCTATTAACGAAACGCAGGTTTATCAGGCAAACTAA